GCAGTCGATCCACTGGAAGCCGCGGCCGTCGAAGTCGAGCTGGTGCAGCGCCCCCTCGCGGCGCAGCAGGCGGTTGAGATCGGCCACGCAGCGCTGCAGCCCCGAGTGGGTGTCCCACTGGAGGAGATGCCAGTCGAGGCTCGTGTCGTGGTTCCACTCGGCCCACTGCCCGAACTCGCTCCCCATGAACAGGAGCTTCTTGCCCGGATGGCACCACTGGTAGGCGTACAGCAGGCGGAGGTTGGCGAACCTCTGCCACAGGTCGCCGGGCATCTGGCCGAGCATCGACCCCTTCCCGTGGACGACTTCGTCGTGGGAGAAGGGGAGGACGAAGTTTTCGTGGAATGCGTAGATCAGGCTGAACGTCAGCTCGTCGTGGTGGTATTTGCGGTGGATCGGCTCGTGCCGCATGTAGCGGAGGGTGTCGTTCATCCACCCCATGTTCCACTTCATGCTGAACCCCAACCCGCCGCAGTAGGTGGGGCGCGAGACCGCCGGCCAGGCGGTCGATTCTTCGGCGATCGTCAGCACGCCGGGATGGTGGCGGTGGACCTCGACGTTGAACGATTTGAGGAGCTCGATCGCCTCGAGGTTTTCCCGGCCGCCGTAGCGGTTGGGCTCCCACTCGCCGTCGCGGCGGCTGTAGTCGAGGTACAGCATCGAGGCCACGGCGTCGACGCGGAGGCCGTCGACGTGGTACTGGTCGAGCCAGAACAGCGCGCTCGACACCAGATAGTTGGCGACCTCGTGGCGGCCGTAGTTGAAGATCAGCGTGCCCCAGTCGGGGTGCTCCCCCTGGCGCGGATCCTCGTGCTCGTACAGCGCGGTGCCGTCGAACCGGCGCAGGCCGTGGCCGTCGCGCGGGAAGTGGGCCGGGACCCAGTCGATGATCACCCCGATACCGGCGCGGTGGAGGGCGTCGATCAGCGCCATCAGCGCCTCGGGAGGGCCGAAGCGGCTCGTGGCGGCGAACATCCCGATCACCTGGTAGCCCCAGCTGGCGGTGAGCGGATGCTCGGCGGGGGGGAGGAACTCGACGTGGGTGAATCCCTGCTCGACGACGTACGGCACCAGCTCGCGCTCGAGCTCGGCGTAGGTCATCCAGCGGCCCGGGTCGGCGCCGGGGCGCCGCCAGCTCCCGAGGTGGACCTCGTAGATCGACACCGGGCCGGACAGCGGGTCGCCGCCGCGGCGGGCTTCCATCCAGGCGTCGTCGTTCCAGCGGTGGCGATCGAGATCGGCGACGACCGACGCGGTGCGCGGCGGCAGTTCGGCGGCGAAGCCGTAGGGATCGCAGCGGTCGCTGGTCCCCTCCGCGCCGGTGACGCGGAACTTGTACAGTGTGCCGACGTCGAGGCCGGGCACGAACAGCTCCCAGATGCCCCCCGGCAGCCGCAGGAGCATGCCGTGGCGGGAGCCGTCCCAGCCGTTGAAGTCGCCGACCACGCTCACCGCCGAGGCGTTGGGCGCCCAGACGGCGAAGCGCACACCGCGGATGCCGTCGAGCTCGATGCGGTGGGCACCGAGCTTCTCGTAGCTTCTCCAGTGGCGCCCCTCGGCGAGCAGGTGGAGGTCGTAGTCGGTGAGCATCGGCGCGAGCCAGCGAGGGGGCAGACGGTCCCCCAAGTTTCCCACACCGCAGCGACAGCCGCCGAGAGGCGGCGATGATTCCGACCGGGCAGGCGGTGGCGGGCGTGCCGGGCGTGCCGGACGTGCCGGACGTGCCGGACGTGCCGGACGTGCCGGACGTGCCGATGGACGCGGTTGGCAGGCGCGTGACGCGGGGAGGGGCGATGGCTGAGCGGCCGGCTCGGGGGCGGGCACCACGGGGCTACGACCGCTTCGAGCCGGTCGAGCGGCGGATCACCATCCGCGGCACCGAGTGGTCGCTGTGGCGCCCCCCGGATCTCGAATCACTCATCGACCTCGAGGCGTTTGCCGACGACGAGCGGATCCCTTATTGGGCCGACGTCTGGGAGTCGGCGATCGTCCTCGCCGAGGACCTGGCGCTGCTCGACGGGGCAGGGCGGAGGCTGGTCGAGCTGGGCTGCGGCCTCGGGCTGCCGGCGCTGGTGGCGGCGCGGCGGGGATTCACCGTCACCGCCACCGACTACGAGGAGCCGGCGCTCGAGGGGGTGCGCTACAACGCGGCGCGCAACGGCGTCTGCGGCCTGCAGACGCGCGTCGTCGACTGGCGCTCGCCCCCGGCCGATCTGCCGCCGCAAGACCTGGTCGTCGCCGCCGACGTGCTCTACGAGAAGCACCATCCGGCGGCGCTGGCGGGCGTGATCGCGGCGCTCCTGGCCGCCGACGGCGTCGGTCTGGTGGCCGACCCCGGGCGTGCGCGGGCCGAGGAATTCCCGGCGGCGGCCGCGGCGGCGGGGCTCGTCGCCACGCCGACGGGGGCCCGGCGGCCGGAAGGGGTGGCCGCCGGACCCGCCGTCGAGGTGTGGCGCGTCGTCAGGCGACCAGCTTGACCTCGGGCACCTCGCCCGTACTGACATCGGTCGTTGCTCAGCCGAGCAGCGGCTCGATGAAGCGCCGCAGTGTGCGGATCCACGACAGCCACGTCGCGCGCTCGACCGTGCCTGCTGGCGGCAGCGTGTCGTACCGGAACGTCGTTCCGAACTGCGTCAGCGTATCGATCTCGGCGAGCTCCCCGGGGATGGCAATGCCATCGGCCGCGAGCAACTCGATCAGGACCCGGATGTTATGCGTCTTCGGGTAGTCGACTGCGCGGCGCACCAGGAGCGCCTTGAGCATCTTTTCCGCTGCCTGCTGGGCGTGGAAACCGAGAAGATCGTCCTCGATGTCCTGGTCGTCGAGGAGCTTCTCGAGCGCGAGCTCGTCTTGCTTCGCCTTGTGGAGCAGCAGCTCGGCGCGGTCACGATCCATACAAGACGCGCCCCTCGAGCAGCGCCGCGTTCTCGACGGTTCCCGGCTGAGTCGCGCGCGTCTCGAACTCCGACTCACTGACGACGAGGATCTCCACCGGCATCGTGAGGCCGGCAAGTGCGCGATCGAGTTGGATCGACTCGGTGTACCGATTCAACACGTGACGCTTGACCACCAGCAGATCGACGTCGCTTTTCGAGTCGGCATCGCCGCGTGCACGCGAGCCGAACAGGATGATCCACCGCGGATGTGCGACCTCGACCAGGCGCGCGACTGCGGCCTGCAGTTTCTGTTCGGTGGGAGCCCATGACGGGACGGTCTCGATCGCCATCCCTGAATGATACCCGGGGCCGGCGGCGGCCGCGGCGGCGGGGCTCGTCGCCACGCCGACGGGGGCCCGGCGGCCGGAAGGGGTGGCCGCCGGACCCGCCGTCGAGGTGTGGCGCGT
Above is a genomic segment from Planctomycetota bacterium containing:
- the glgB gene encoding 1,4-alpha-glucan branching protein GlgB, with the translated sequence MLTDYDLHLLAEGRHWRSYEKLGAHRIELDGIRGVRFAVWAPNASAVSVVGDFNGWDGSRHGMLLRLPGGIWELFVPGLDVGTLYKFRVTGAEGTSDRCDPYGFAAELPPRTASVVADLDRHRWNDDAWMEARRGGDPLSGPVSIYEVHLGSWRRPGADPGRWMTYAELERELVPYVVEQGFTHVEFLPPAEHPLTASWGYQVIGMFAATSRFGPPEALMALIDALHRAGIGVIIDWVPAHFPRDGHGLRRFDGTALYEHEDPRQGEHPDWGTLIFNYGRHEVANYLVSSALFWLDQYHVDGLRVDAVASMLYLDYSRRDGEWEPNRYGGRENLEAIELLKSFNVEVHRHHPGVLTIAEESTAWPAVSRPTYCGGLGFSMKWNMGWMNDTLRYMRHEPIHRKYHHDELTFSLIYAFHENFVLPFSHDEVVHGKGSMLGQMPGDLWQRFANLRLLYAYQWCHPGKKLLFMGSEFGQWAEWNHDTSLDWHLLQWDTHSGLQRCVADLNRLLRREGALHQLDFDGRGFQWIDCHDWSASVLAFSRRGVDPDDFLVVACNFTPVPRPGYRLGVPRAGFYDEVFNSDSAWYGGSNLGNGGGLEALAEPSHGHGQCLELTLPPLAAVVLKPRR
- a CDS encoding nucleotidyltransferase domain-containing protein; protein product: MAIETVPSWAPTEQKLQAAVARLVEVAHPRWIILFGSRARGDADSKSDVDLLVVKRHVLNRYTESIQLDRALAGLTMPVEILVVSESEFETRATQPGTVENAALLEGRVLYGS
- a CDS encoding HEPN domain-containing protein, which produces MDRDRAELLLHKAKQDELALEKLLDDQDIEDDLLGFHAQQAAEKMLKALLVRRAVDYPKTHNIRVLIELLAADGIAIPGELAEIDTLTQFGTTFRYDTLPPAGTVERATWLSWIRTLRRFIEPLLG